In the Flavobacterium pallidum genome, one interval contains:
- a CDS encoding GlmU family protein, which yields MNYILFDGTVRNALLPFTFTRPVADIRVGILTIREKWEKYLGSTTTTLTEEYLSEKFPMVEMEENVMINASFLPNDVLAEMVNSLEPKQAIFKGEEVIAFFTQDTQEEVDFDAYEIIEYSDDCLTIAKPWDIFAKNDAALREDFELITEDRKSAPIPQSVNVIAAENIFIEEGAKLEFVTLNASTGPIYIGKNSEIMEGSVIRGPFALCEGAQVKLATKVYGATTVGPFSRIGGEVSNSVLFAYSNKGHDGFLGNSVLGEWCNLGADTNNSNLKNNYEEVKLWSYETEGFAKTGLQFCGLMMGDHSKCGINTMFNTGTVVGVSSNIFGSGFPRNFVPSFSWGGASGFTTYITKKAFETARIVMSRRNVEFDEKEARILEHVFEETKKWRKE from the coding sequence ATGAACTATATTCTTTTTGACGGCACGGTCCGTAACGCTTTACTTCCATTTACATTTACAAGGCCTGTGGCTGATATCCGTGTTGGAATCCTGACTATTCGTGAGAAGTGGGAAAAATATTTAGGTTCAACAACGACAACTCTGACGGAAGAATATCTGTCAGAAAAATTCCCAATGGTGGAAATGGAAGAAAACGTGATGATCAATGCCTCTTTTCTGCCAAATGATGTTTTGGCGGAAATGGTAAACAGCCTCGAGCCGAAACAAGCCATATTTAAAGGAGAAGAAGTCATCGCTTTCTTTACGCAGGATACGCAGGAAGAAGTCGATTTTGATGCTTATGAGATTATTGAGTACAGCGATGATTGCCTTACTATTGCCAAACCGTGGGATATTTTTGCGAAGAATGACGCGGCGCTGCGGGAAGATTTTGAATTGATTACCGAAGACCGAAAGTCGGCACCCATTCCGCAAAGCGTGAATGTTATTGCTGCCGAAAATATTTTTATCGAAGAAGGAGCGAAATTGGAATTTGTAACCTTAAATGCATCAACCGGACCAATTTATATCGGGAAAAATTCCGAAATCATGGAAGGTTCGGTAATCCGCGGGCCGTTTGCACTTTGCGAAGGCGCTCAGGTGAAACTGGCGACGAAAGTATATGGCGCAACAACAGTTGGTCCTTTTTCAAGAATTGGCGGTGAAGTGAGCAATTCCGTTTTATTTGCCTATTCCAACAAAGGGCATGATGGATTTTTAGGCAATTCGGTGTTGGGTGAATGGTGTAATCTAGGTGCCGACACGAACAATTCCAACCTTAAAAATAATTATGAAGAAGTAAAACTGTGGAGTTATGAAACGGAAGGTTTTGCTAAAACCGGACTCCAATTCTGCGGTCTGATGATGGGTGACCACAGTAAATGTGGGATCAATACGATGTTCAATACGGGAACGGTTGTAGGCGTAAGCAGCAATATTTTCGGAAGCGGATTCCCGCGCAATTTTGTCCCGAGTTTCTCCTGGGGCGGCGCATCCGGGTTTACAACGTACATTACCAAAAAAGCTTTTGAGACTGCAAGAATCGTCATGTCACGCCGCAATGTAGAATTCGATGAAAAAGAAGCGCGGATTTTAGAGCATGTTTTTGAGGAAACTAAAAAGTGGCGGAAGGAGTAA
- a CDS encoding type B 50S ribosomal protein L31, with translation MKKGIHPENYRLVAFKDMSNDEVFITKSTADTRETITHEGVEYPVVKMEISRTSHPFYTGKSKLIDTAGRIDKFKTKYAKHIK, from the coding sequence ATGAAAAAAGGAATCCACCCGGAAAATTACAGATTAGTTGCTTTTAAAGACATGTCAAATGACGAGGTTTTTATCACTAAATCTACAGCTGACACAAGAGAAACGATCACTCACGAAGGTGTTGAATACCCAGTAGTGAAAATGGAGATCTCAAGAACTTCTCACCCTTTTTACACAGGTAAATCCAAACTTATCGATACTGCAGGACGCATCGACAAGTTCAAAACCAAGTACGCAAAACACATTAAATAA